The genomic region CATTCCGACCTCGAATCAACAACGGGATCCCCAATTCTTCTTCTAGGCTGGCAATCGAGTGGCTAATGGCCGATTGAGACAAGTTGAGATGCAGCGCTGCCTCACTAAAATTGCCGTGGTTGGCCACCGCCACCAAAGCCCGCAACTGAGCCAGTTTGATATTGCTGCTCATGAGGGATCCCTAAGGGTTGAAAGCATCCTATCGCGGCTGTCTTACCCAGAAATTGAGGATCTCAGTCAGGCAATCCGCGGACAACCACACAGCCAAGACCTGAATCGAGTCTGTAGCTAGCTGTTCCCCGTGTCAACAAAATCTAGGCACAAAAAGGATCCCCAAGCCTTGAGGATCCCGGCAGATATAGAATTTTGAGAATTTTGCGACAGATTGAGTTCAAGCTAGACGGTTGTCTAAACCATCCAAGTCTGCGGGTCTAGCGGGTCGCTGCCGTGGAGTTGGGTAGATGCAATTTACGCGCCAAGCCGAGCCTCGCCAAAACCCAGATGGCCCAGTAGGTCATATCAATTTCCCACCAGCGCAAGCCCGCCTTCACGCATTTCGGATCGGCATGATGGTTGTTGTGCCAGCCTTCGCCGTAGGTGAGAATTGCCGCCCACCATAGGTTACGGGCATTGTCGTCGCTGTCAAAAGTGCGGTATCCCCAGAAATGGCTGGCGGAGTTGATCAACCAGGTGCAGTGGAGTAGCAGTACCGTTCGGACAAAGATTCCGTACACCACAAACGACCACCCCCCCATCAGGTACAGCACCACAGCCAGAGGGAATTGCAAAAGCAGGGCGTACTTATCCAACCAACGGTAAAAGGGATCCCGAACCAAATCCGGGGCATAAGCAGAATATTTTTCTGGATTAAAGAACTCCTCACGGTGGTAAATCAGCCAGAGCATATGGCTCCACCAAAACCCTTTGCGAGCCGAGTAGGGATCCTTTTGCTCATCCTCGGTGAAGGCATGATGCTGGCGATGGCCCCCCACCCAGAAGATTGGCCCCCCTTGAATGGCCAGAGCACCCAAAATGGCAAACACATACTCCAGCCACTTGGGCACCTGGAAGCTGCGATGGCTCAACAGGCGGTGATACCCCAGACAAATGCCCAGGCTACCGAAGCACCAGTGTAGAAATAAGGCTACCCCCAACGCCGACCAGGAGAATAGGAGAATCCCTCCCACCAGAGCCACCCCATGAAAGATGGCAAAGAAGAGCACATGTTCCCAGGCAAAGCGAAGCGAGTCTGGCGGATCGGGCTGAGTCAGGGAATCTGGATGACTAGAGGATTTGGAAGGGAGGGAAACAGACATGAACCAATAGAACCTCAGGAGAAAGGGCAGTCTAGGGTGATCTCGACAATGTATTGAAGACCGCCGGATCCCAGCGGCTCAACTTAAACTTGAATGAATTTAGGGTGCAATTGGCCAATACCCACGGTGCTTCGCGATAGCGTGCCCCAGATGGAGAATCAGCTAAAAAGGAGCAGAAGAGCAGCAAACAGAGTGCCGCCAAGATGAACTCGGTTGACATTCATCCTAACGATATTCCACCGTGAATGCAAGTGTTACTTGCAGTCTGCCGCCGCACCCTAGGCTAGGTTTTCTTCTACAGGTTTTCTTCTACCATGCCCCATTCCTCCACTCGACAACGGCTGCTCAAGGCGGCCCGGGATCTGTTCGTCCGTCAAGGTATCACCCAGACCACCACCCGTCAGATTGCAGATTTGGCTGGAGTGAATGAGGTAACTCTATTTCGGCATTTTGGCACCAAGCAGGGACTGCTGTTGGCGGTGTTTGGAGAACTGGGCGTGTTTTCAGGCATTGCCGATTTGCCCCTGCAAAATCAACCCAGCGGAAACATCGAGGGATCCCAGCTCCAGTCGATTTTACTCAACTATGTTTACAACTGCTTTCGCGCCTTGGCGGATAACCCGGAATTGGTGCGATCCCTAGTGGGAGAAGCAGGATCCTATTCTCCGGCCCATCGGCGGGCTTTGCGAGAAGGTTTTCTAAAGGCCCAGGAGCAACTGCGCGATTATTTGTATGGGTTCTTTCCACCAAACCCGGAGGCTTCTAAGCCAGATTGGGTGGGTCGAGCCGCAGGGGTTTTGCATCTGATGATTTTGGGGGCAGCCGTGTTGGAAGTGACAGCCCAATTGCCCACCAGCTCAGCAAAACCGGATCCCAATTCAACCCTATCTCCAGAAAAGGGGATCCCACCGCTGCTGCAAGCCTGTGTGGAAGTATGGATGGCGGGTATGACGGGTATGAAGTGAAAAGAAAGGAGGTTGTAAGCCGGGTTCTGTGGTGCAGAGTTCATCTGCAGAGTGAACCTGCACTGGCGATCATCTATCTGGGAGTGATGTTGCCATCACCCTCTTGCGGCGCACCACCACCGAGACCACCCTTCCCCAACTGGGTACCGTGATCTCGATGCAGCCAACAGGGGCGAAGAACAGCCATAATCCTGTCCGCTGCGGCCTTGCTTTCCACCGGGGTTTACCGAGCCAACGCCTCTCGACGTTGCTGGTAGGCTCTTACCCTACCTTTGCACCCTTACCTGTGCTGAACCGGTGCTGATTCAGCCATCGGCGGTATGTTTCTGTGGCACTATCCTCACGGTTGCCCGCACTGGGAATTTCCCCAGCGGTGTGTTCTTCTGAAAGCCCGGACTTTCCTCATCTTGCTGCCTAGTAGCGACAGCACCGACGCGACCGCCTGCCCCTCCTCTCTCTTCAGCTCGATCCTACTGTACTTCCTCAGCCCAGAGGATCCCTGAGGATTGAGGTTGCGGAGCTGTT from Thermostichus vulcanus str. 'Rupite' harbors:
- a CDS encoding acyl-CoA desaturase; the encoded protein is MSVSLPSKSSSHPDSLTQPDPPDSLRFAWEHVLFFAIFHGVALVGGILLFSWSALGVALFLHWCFGSLGICLGYHRLLSHRSFQVPKWLEYVFAILGALAIQGGPIFWVGGHRQHHAFTEDEQKDPYSARKGFWWSHMLWLIYHREEFFNPEKYSAYAPDLVRDPFYRWLDKYALLLQFPLAVVLYLMGGWSFVVYGIFVRTVLLLHCTWLINSASHFWGYRTFDSDDNARNLWWAAILTYGEGWHNNHHADPKCVKAGLRWWEIDMTYWAIWVLARLGLARKLHLPNSTAATR
- a CDS encoding TetR/AcrR family transcriptional regulator, producing MPHSSTRQRLLKAARDLFVRQGITQTTTRQIADLAGVNEVTLFRHFGTKQGLLLAVFGELGVFSGIADLPLQNQPSGNIEGSQLQSILLNYVYNCFRALADNPELVRSLVGEAGSYSPAHRRALREGFLKAQEQLRDYLYGFFPPNPEASKPDWVGRAAGVLHLMILGAAVLEVTAQLPTSSAKPDPNSTLSPEKGIPPLLQACVEVWMAGMTGMK